Genomic DNA from Pseudomonas fitomaticsae:
GAACAGGCTTGGCGACACGCGCGCTCTCCTCATGAATACGGGTGGGTGTTTGGGCAATTTATACAGCTTTGAGACAGTAATGTTCGATCAACTGCCGCAATAGATGCACGGTAGGCTGCAAACGTGACATTTCGAGGTACTCGTCCGGCTGGTGCGCACAGGCGATGTCGCCGGGGCCGAGCACGATGGTTTCGCAGCCAAGGCGCTGAAGATAAGGCGCTTCGGTGCCGAACGCTACCGCTTCGGCCGTGTGGCCGGTGAGTTTTTCGGCAATTCGCACCAGCTCGGCGTCTTCGGCCTGCTCGAACGGCGGCACTTCGGGAAACAGCGGTGCGTAATCGATCTTCACCTGATGGCGATCGGCAACCGGGTTGAGCCTGCGCAGAATCTCGCTGCGCAGGACCTTGGGGTCCATTCCCGGCAGCGGCCGCAGGTCGAATTCCAGCGAACACTGGCCGCAGATGCGGTTGGGGTTGTCGCCACCGTGGATGCAGCCGAAGTTCATGGTCGGCTGCGGCACACTGAACTGCGGGTTGTTGAATTCGCGCTGCCACAACAGACGCAGGCCGCGCAGTTCGCCGATGGCATCGTGCATCGCTTCGAGGGCGCTGTGCCCCAGGCGCGGATCCGACGAATGGCCGCTCTGCCCGAGGATATCGATGCGCTCCATCATGATGCCCTTGTGCATGCGGATCGGCTTGAGCCCGGTCGGCTCGCCGATCACCGCCGCCCGGCCCAGCGGCCTTCCCGCTTCGGCCAGCGCCCGGGCACCGGACATCGAGCTTTCTTCATCGCAGGTGGCGAGGATCAGCAGCGGTTGCTTGAACGGCTGGTCGAGCAGCGGTCGCACGGCTTCGATGATCAGGGCGAAAAAGCCCTTCATGTCGCAACTGCCGAGGCCGACCCAGCGGCCATCGACTTCGGTGAGT
This window encodes:
- the argE gene encoding acetylornithine deacetylase, which codes for MPLPSMQDQFAALIAAPSVSCTQPGLDQSNRAVIDLLAGWLGDLGFSCDIQQVSPGKFNLLASFGSGPGGLVLAGHSDTVPYDDALWKTDPLKLTEVDGRWVGLGSCDMKGFFALIIEAVRPLLDQPFKQPLLILATCDEESSMSGARALAEAGRPLGRAAVIGEPTGLKPIRMHKGIMMERIDILGQSGHSSDPRLGHSALEAMHDAIGELRGLRLLWQREFNNPQFSVPQPTMNFGCIHGGDNPNRICGQCSLEFDLRPLPGMDPKVLRSEILRRLNPVADRHQVKIDYAPLFPEVPPFEQAEDAELVRIAEKLTGHTAEAVAFGTEAPYLQRLGCETIVLGPGDIACAHQPDEYLEMSRLQPTVHLLRQLIEHYCLKAV